From Pseudothermotoga thermarum DSM 5069, a single genomic window includes:
- the cmk gene encoding (d)CMP kinase: MIDQILIAIDGPAGSGKSTIAKLLAKKLRINYLDTGAMYRAVAYYLKMKGYSPSEDLSEELEKLKIDYKDGDLYINGIKVGEEIRSPEVGKLASDFAKIQTVRERLTKIQRTICEKGSFVVDGRDIGTVVLPHADVKIFLTASFEERVKRRLKELQEKGIQATYEQVAQEMMQRDEQDSSRSIAPLKPAQDAFIIDTTGKTVEEVLNQICEIISRRVKCEYSGC; encoded by the coding sequence TTGATCGACCAAATTTTGATTGCCATAGATGGGCCTGCAGGTTCTGGAAAATCAACAATTGCGAAACTTTTGGCAAAAAAATTGAGAATAAATTACTTGGACACGGGTGCGATGTACCGGGCTGTAGCCTATTATTTGAAAATGAAAGGTTATTCACCCAGCGAAGATTTGAGTGAGGAACTTGAAAAGTTGAAGATCGATTACAAAGATGGTGATTTGTACATAAACGGTATAAAAGTGGGAGAGGAGATAAGAAGCCCGGAAGTTGGAAAGCTTGCATCCGATTTTGCAAAAATTCAAACTGTTAGGGAAAGGCTTACAAAGATTCAAAGGACCATTTGTGAAAAAGGATCGTTTGTCGTCGATGGTAGAGATATTGGGACAGTTGTTCTTCCGCATGCCGATGTCAAGATCTTTCTTACAGCTTCTTTTGAAGAAAGGGTGAAGAGGAGGTTGAAAGAACTTCAAGAAAAAGGTATACAGGCAACGTACGAACAAGTTGCTCAGGAGATGATGCAAAGAGATGAGCAAGATTCAAGCAGATCAATTGCTCCTTTGAAGCCTGCCCAAGACGCTTTCATAATAGATACAACTGGCAAAACCGTAGAGGAAGTTTTAAATCAAATTTGTGAGATAATCAGTAGGAGAGTCAAATGTGAATATTCTGGTTGCTAA
- the ispH gene encoding 4-hydroxy-3-methylbut-2-enyl diphosphate reductase, whose protein sequence is MNILVAKNVGFCFGVKRALDLVLKLLEENKKVYLLGDLVHNNNVMNHLKQKGAETISLSDVPHDAKDSVLVVRAHGVPPEDLQFAKMHFGQVVDTTCPIVQRLFQLAKKMSEEGYKILTFGKKEHPEMIALKGYVKDAFIEQNPIELSGKVCLLSQTTMSIEEYKQFASKVMEISNVNEFRMFNTICRVSAEREAETRQIAQQSDVVIVVGGKHSSNTKKLVAIAEKYAKVIHVEGADEVDQNDLSNYKTIGVVSGTSTPYEDVKKIIEKLLSGRESHGY, encoded by the coding sequence GTGAATATTCTGGTTGCTAAAAACGTTGGATTTTGCTTTGGTGTAAAGAGAGCTTTGGACTTGGTTCTAAAACTTCTTGAGGAAAACAAAAAAGTCTATTTATTGGGAGATTTGGTTCACAACAACAACGTGATGAATCATTTAAAACAAAAAGGTGCTGAGACAATTTCTTTGAGTGATGTACCACATGATGCCAAAGATTCCGTTTTAGTTGTCAGGGCCCACGGTGTTCCGCCTGAGGATTTACAATTTGCAAAAATGCATTTTGGACAGGTTGTTGACACGACTTGTCCGATCGTTCAAAGGCTTTTTCAGCTTGCCAAGAAGATGAGTGAAGAAGGTTACAAGATACTAACTTTTGGAAAGAAAGAACACCCCGAGATGATAGCGCTTAAAGGTTATGTGAAAGATGCCTTCATCGAGCAAAATCCAATAGAACTTTCTGGCAAAGTTTGTTTGCTCTCTCAGACGACGATGTCGATTGAAGAATATAAGCAATTTGCATCCAAGGTGATGGAGATTTCAAACGTGAATGAATTTAGAATGTTCAACACAATTTGTCGCGTTTCGGCAGAAAGAGAAGCTGAAACGCGCCAAATTGCACAACAAAGCGATGTTGTTATCGTTGTTGGAGGTAAGCACAGTTCCAACACAAAAAAACTTGTCGCAATTGCCGAAAAATATGCTAAGGTAATTCACGTGGAAGGAGCCGATGAAGTTGACCAAAATGATCTTTCAAATTACAAAACAATTGGTGTTGTTTCTGGTACTTCAACACCCTACGAAGATGTGAAAAAGATTATCGAAAAATTACTCAGTGGGAGGGAAAGTCATGGATATTAA
- a CDS encoding 30S ribosomal protein S1: MDIKGMEDFEKYLDWIEVRPGQTVEGTITRISPGEGIYVDCKAKSEGFVPIDELVFPLENYKVGQKLKLQVLKIGGEEESITLSEKKPYARMIRSRILEAYEKGETVKGKIVDQIQGGYRVLLYNSIEAFLPGSHSMIKREEPIPQEELDFLIVECEFGKRRQRLVVSRKAILEKQKKEFFSTHKVGDVVEGIVEKVTDSHALLNINSCISAILPRSEVSHDKKLDPTDVLKKNEKVKVKIVELDEASSKIVVSLKAMEPDPWENIAERYPVGKIVQGTIVKIVPFGLFVNLEPGIDGLVRISEIFWGNKKVDLRKYFKVGEMIQVEVIEVDPQNKRIDLSYKRAKGDPWENIFERYKEGETAEGTILKVLPTGLIVEFEDGISGFVPRSELSWEKISDPTQHFKEGQKVKVKILSIDDKQRRMRLSIKELFPDPWQDVLTKLGENREVNVVVQSKVNSGYIVKLLDYNVEGFMPASHASGDLKEGDKLEVLVLRLVPERRKILVSQKKLEEKRAYEEYKKKEQELSVQNTLASKLKK, from the coding sequence ATGGATATTAAGGGTATGGAAGATTTTGAAAAGTATCTGGATTGGATTGAGGTTAGACCAGGGCAAACGGTTGAGGGGACCATCACAAGGATAAGTCCTGGTGAGGGAATATACGTTGATTGTAAGGCAAAATCGGAAGGCTTTGTTCCAATTGATGAGCTTGTTTTTCCGTTGGAAAATTACAAAGTTGGTCAAAAATTGAAACTGCAGGTTTTAAAAATTGGCGGCGAAGAAGAATCAATAACTTTGTCCGAAAAAAAGCCTTATGCTAGGATGATCAGATCTAGGATCTTGGAAGCTTACGAAAAGGGAGAAACAGTTAAAGGAAAGATCGTTGATCAAATACAGGGAGGATACAGAGTTTTGTTGTACAACAGCATTGAAGCTTTTCTTCCAGGATCCCATTCTATGATCAAAAGAGAGGAGCCAATTCCTCAAGAGGAACTAGATTTCTTGATTGTTGAATGCGAATTTGGTAAAAGAAGACAAAGGTTAGTCGTATCGAGAAAAGCCATTTTGGAAAAACAAAAGAAGGAATTCTTCTCAACCCACAAGGTTGGAGACGTTGTTGAAGGAATCGTTGAAAAGGTAACAGACAGCCACGCTTTGCTGAACATCAATTCTTGTATCTCCGCGATCTTGCCGCGTTCAGAAGTTTCACACGACAAGAAATTAGATCCAACGGATGTTCTCAAAAAGAACGAAAAAGTCAAGGTGAAAATAGTTGAATTGGATGAGGCTTCTTCGAAGATTGTCGTCAGTTTAAAGGCCATGGAACCAGATCCATGGGAAAACATAGCAGAAAGGTATCCTGTGGGAAAAATCGTTCAAGGCACGATAGTGAAGATAGTACCATTTGGTTTGTTTGTCAACTTAGAACCTGGAATAGATGGTTTGGTGAGAATTTCGGAAATCTTTTGGGGAAACAAGAAGGTAGACCTTCGCAAGTACTTCAAAGTTGGTGAAATGATTCAGGTTGAGGTCATAGAAGTTGATCCGCAGAACAAGAGAATAGACCTAAGTTACAAAAGAGCCAAGGGAGATCCATGGGAGAACATTTTTGAAAGGTATAAGGAAGGCGAAACAGCCGAAGGTACAATTTTAAAGGTTCTTCCAACCGGTTTGATAGTGGAATTCGAGGATGGAATAAGCGGTTTTGTTCCAAGATCTGAACTTTCGTGGGAAAAGATCAGCGATCCAACTCAGCACTTCAAAGAAGGTCAAAAGGTCAAAGTAAAAATACTGTCAATCGATGACAAGCAAAGAAGAATGAGGTTAAGTATAAAAGAACTTTTCCCAGACCCATGGCAGGATGTTTTGACCAAACTTGGTGAAAACAGAGAAGTAAATGTTGTGGTTCAATCCAAGGTAAATTCAGGGTATATTGTTAAGTTGTTGGATTACAATGTGGAAGGGTTCATGCCTGCATCACATGCAAGTGGTGATTTAAAAGAAGGAGATAAGCTGGAAGTGTTGGTTTTAAGGTTGGTACCTGAGCGCCGAAAGATTTTGGTTAGCCAGAAGAAACTAGAGGAAAAAAGAGCTTACGAGGAATACAAGAAGAAAGAACAAGAACTTAGTGTTCAAAACACCCTTGCCAGCAAGTTGAAGAAGTGA
- the der gene encoding ribosome biogenesis GTPase Der — MAVVVIAGRTNVGKSTLFNRLIGKRKAITEDAEGVTRDSLKGLVDYDGTVFELYDTCGVFSDAEDEMLSSMRNRAFKTYEKADLILFVVDGRAGITAEDEYVAEKLRKLGKKVILVINKSENPKVVEANLGEFLKLGFTDYVIISAQHGINVDVLLDKIVQYIGKQPFEEKIQQNLECPKIAIVGKPNVGKSSLFNAILKDDRATVTSIPGTTRDPVDELVNFEGKSYVFIDTAGLRRKSRIEYKSLEHYSVARTIDVIEGADVVLLVIDATEGVTRQDKRIAGLAIRRGKALVIVINKCDLVKVSQEEYRNWVYAEAPFLDSYDVVFTSAVKYYGIKELFKAIDEAYSSYCRTVSKAALNKLVSQLPILSPNLVFGELKIFSIEQVGTKPPKFTVVVNKKEHVNQQVSKTIENLIRDRVDEFRGSPLILTFKERR, encoded by the coding sequence ATGGCGGTAGTTGTTATAGCAGGAAGGACAAACGTAGGTAAATCCACCCTTTTTAACAGATTAATCGGCAAACGAAAGGCGATAACTGAAGACGCCGAGGGCGTTACTCGTGATTCTTTGAAAGGTCTCGTCGATTACGACGGGACCGTTTTTGAATTGTACGATACCTGTGGGGTTTTCTCAGACGCCGAGGACGAAATGCTTTCTTCAATGAGAAACAGAGCGTTCAAAACCTACGAAAAGGCCGATTTGATCCTGTTCGTTGTGGATGGGCGTGCTGGTATAACAGCCGAAGACGAATACGTTGCTGAAAAACTCAGAAAACTTGGTAAAAAGGTGATACTCGTCATAAACAAGAGTGAAAATCCAAAAGTCGTTGAAGCAAACCTAGGAGAATTTTTGAAACTTGGCTTTACAGATTACGTTATCATAAGTGCTCAACACGGCATCAACGTAGATGTCCTTTTGGATAAAATCGTTCAATATATAGGAAAACAACCGTTTGAAGAGAAAATTCAACAAAATCTTGAATGTCCGAAGATTGCTATCGTTGGAAAACCCAATGTTGGAAAATCTTCGCTGTTCAACGCCATCCTGAAGGACGATAGAGCCACTGTAACATCGATACCTGGTACCACAAGAGATCCCGTTGATGAACTTGTTAATTTCGAAGGGAAAAGCTATGTTTTCATCGACACCGCAGGTCTTAGAAGAAAAAGCAGAATAGAATACAAAAGTTTGGAGCACTACAGTGTTGCAAGGACCATAGACGTTATAGAAGGAGCGGACGTAGTATTGCTTGTCATAGACGCAACCGAAGGTGTGACCAGGCAAGACAAAAGAATTGCCGGTTTGGCTATAAGAAGGGGCAAAGCACTTGTGATAGTAATAAACAAGTGCGATCTGGTCAAGGTATCTCAGGAAGAATACAGAAATTGGGTTTATGCGGAGGCACCGTTTTTGGACAGCTACGATGTGGTTTTCACGAGCGCTGTGAAATATTATGGTATAAAAGAACTTTTCAAAGCCATTGACGAAGCTTATTCGTCTTATTGCAGGACGGTTTCAAAAGCAGCTTTAAACAAGCTTGTTTCTCAATTACCTATACTTTCACCTAACCTTGTTTTTGGAGAACTTAAAATTTTCTCCATCGAACAGGTTGGTACAAAGCCTCCAAAGTTTACCGTTGTTGTCAACAAGAAAGAACATGTGAATCAACAAGTGTCAAAAACCATTGAAAATCTCATAAGAGACCGTGTTGACGAGTTTAGAGGCTCTCCGTTGATTTTAACGTTTAAGGAGAGGCGATAA